In Polaribacter sp. L3A8, a genomic segment contains:
- a CDS encoding alginate lyase family protein has product MKSYIATFLFLFISVLALQSCKKVSKKSEQHKEENAIKSNFVYLSDERLEKVKILLKEKDTFFTKAYQELIVNADLELDKIPDPVTNKTQTPPSGDKHDFMTIAPYRWPNPNTKDGFPWIVKDGEINPMARGKDTDHIRLREMFSSLDNLSMAYYFSDDIKYANKAKSILKTWFIDEATKVNPNLNYGQGIPGEVEGRRAGMISWHKIAVVVNSVQLLEAHKVLNLDEMQVLNKWFLDYYTWAKTNRMGIENDNGKQNHSTNYDFILVGLARYLGLNAEAISRLEAAKAKRIDVQLQVDGKQPYELGRTKSVHYSSMNLRFMTLIAEMGMPLNVDLWSYSTPDGKSIKKAYDFLRPFAEGKEKWTYRQITEGGPQKAIENEMIPLFSIASTIFNEQLIDKSVKAHLYLDYLDKLKYPPLFKLK; this is encoded by the coding sequence ATGAAATCATATATAGCAACCTTTTTATTCCTTTTTATAAGTGTTTTAGCTCTTCAATCGTGCAAGAAAGTAAGTAAGAAATCTGAACAACATAAAGAAGAAAACGCTATCAAAAGTAATTTTGTTTATTTGAGTGATGAACGCCTAGAAAAAGTAAAAATTTTACTGAAAGAAAAGGATACTTTTTTTACAAAAGCATATCAAGAACTTATTGTAAATGCAGATTTAGAATTAGATAAAATTCCGGATCCTGTTACCAATAAAACACAAACTCCACCAAGTGGAGATAAGCACGATTTTATGACAATTGCTCCTTATAGATGGCCTAACCCTAATACAAAAGATGGTTTTCCTTGGATTGTAAAAGATGGAGAAATTAACCCAATGGCTAGAGGAAAAGATACAGATCATATCCGTTTAAGAGAAATGTTTAGTTCATTAGATAATTTATCTATGGCGTACTATTTTTCAGATGATATTAAATATGCTAACAAAGCCAAAAGCATCTTAAAAACTTGGTTTATTGATGAAGCAACAAAAGTGAATCCGAATCTAAATTACGGCCAAGGAATTCCTGGTGAAGTAGAGGGTAGACGTGCCGGAATGATTTCTTGGCACAAAATAGCTGTAGTTGTTAATTCCGTACAATTGCTAGAAGCTCACAAAGTTTTAAATCTTGATGAGATGCAGGTGTTAAATAAATGGTTTTTGGATTATTATACTTGGGCAAAAACAAATAGAATGGGAATAGAGAATGATAATGGAAAACAAAATCATTCTACAAATTACGATTTTATTTTAGTTGGTCTTGCTCGTTATTTAGGATTAAATGCTGAAGCAATAAGTAGATTAGAAGCTGCAAAAGCTAAAAGAATTGATGTTCAACTTCAAGTTGATGGAAAACAACCTTATGAATTAGGACGTACAAAATCTGTACACTATAGTTCTATGAATTTACGATTTATGACGTTGATTGCTGAAATGGGAATGCCTCTTAATGTAGATTTATGGAGTTATTCAACTCCTGATGGAAAGAGTATAAAAAAAGCATATGATTTTCTAAGACCATTTGCAGAAGGAAAAGAAAAATGGACTTATAGACAAATAACTGAAGGTGGTCCACAGAAAGCGATTGAGAACGAAATGATTCCGTTATTTAGTATTGCAAGTACTATTTTTAATGAACAATTAATTGATAAAAGTGTTAAAGCACATCTATATTTAGATTATTTAGATAAATTAAAATATCCACCATTATTTAAATTAAAATAG
- a CDS encoding glycoside hydrolase family 28 protein — MRYQINSLFAIFYLMFSFAINSQNCWDKADEIVNSLNAVNSFRDKEYLISDFGVKADGISPCKKAFENAITTCSDNGGGTIIVAAGNYYMNGPLVLKSNVHIKLEEGAILNFSTNENDYLPAVLTRWEGTEVYNFSPLIYAYQVINIAITGKGTINGNGSKHFAKWKKTQSQDKKILREMGKKNVPVYKRVFGKEHKLRPGFFEPFGCKNVRLEDITILDSPFWVIHPIFCNNVIIRGVKVKSNNPNNDGADPKSCTNVLIEDCNFETGDDAIAIKSGRDNDAWRVGQPSENIVIRNCLFSSKINGVCIGSEISGGVRNVFIENIKIPKSSNAIYFKSNLDRGGYIENIFVRNIKTDKVTSSFIRFEPNYKGERSAFHPTKFKNLILKI; from the coding sequence ATGAGATATCAAATTAATAGTCTTTTTGCTATATTTTATCTCATGTTTTCTTTTGCTATAAATTCTCAAAATTGTTGGGATAAAGCTGATGAAATTGTTAACTCTTTAAATGCTGTAAATTCATTCAGAGATAAAGAATATTTAATTTCTGATTTTGGCGTAAAAGCAGATGGAATATCACCTTGTAAAAAAGCTTTTGAAAACGCAATTACAACTTGTAGTGATAATGGTGGAGGAACAATAATTGTTGCTGCCGGAAATTATTATATGAATGGACCATTAGTGTTAAAAAGCAATGTTCATATAAAATTAGAAGAAGGAGCTATTCTGAATTTCAGCACAAATGAAAATGATTATTTACCAGCAGTTTTAACAAGATGGGAAGGAACAGAAGTTTATAATTTTTCACCATTAATTTATGCTTATCAGGTTATTAATATTGCCATTACAGGAAAAGGAACTATAAATGGAAATGGTTCAAAACACTTCGCTAAATGGAAGAAAACACAAAGTCAAGATAAAAAAATACTTCGTGAAATGGGAAAGAAAAACGTTCCTGTTTATAAGCGAGTTTTTGGAAAAGAACATAAACTACGTCCAGGTTTTTTTGAACCTTTTGGTTGTAAGAATGTTCGTTTAGAAGACATTACAATTTTAGATTCTCCATTCTGGGTAATTCATCCTATTTTTTGTAATAATGTAATCATTAGAGGTGTAAAAGTAAAGAGTAACAACCCAAATAATGATGGAGCTGATCCTAAATCTTGTACAAATGTATTAATTGAAGATTGTAATTTTGAAACAGGTGATGATGCAATTGCAATAAAATCGGGTAGAGATAATGATGCTTGGCGAGTTGGGCAACCATCAGAAAATATTGTCATTAGAAACTGTTTATTCAGTTCTAAAATAAACGGAGTTTGTATTGGTAGCGAAATTTCTGGAGGAGTTAGAAATGTATTTATTGAAAATATTAAAATTCCAAAATCATCAAATGCTATTTATTTTAAATCGAACTTAGATAGAGGAGGATATATCGAAAATATTTTTGTTAGAAATATAAAAACAGATAAAGTAACTTCTAGTTTCATTAGATTTGAACCTAATTATAAAGGTGAGCGTTCTGCATTTCATCCAACGAAATTCAAAAATTTAATATTGAAAATATAG
- a CDS encoding glycoside hydrolase family 2 protein produces the protein MSSFILTSCANTNQDLSKEAITEKGNRTKYNFNPDWKFIKENPEKAQDKNFDDSSWSTVSAPHTFNDIDTFDDLSLGGHKGEKNQWRGTVWYRKHFKLPAKEADKKVYIEFEGVRQIADVYINGHYLGKNQTGFIPFGYDISSYLKFGTEENVIAVKVNNDRKSDNFRDNDPLVWNHEHWHPTHGGIYRNVFLHTMDPLHVTLPLYDNLETVGTYVYADNITAKNADVTTNAEVLNEYETEKEVTYVTQIVDREGKVVATSSANKILKAKEKFTFSTTASVSNPNRWYTRNPYMYKVLTFLKEGNKIVDRYETPLGIRSFEFNKDSGFYNNGEHAKLHGWGQKPTNSWAGLGAALPDWLREYTFDLMDEAGGNFIRWGHCAGSPAEVAFGDKYGFVTLMPGVSGESQDEGEVWDIRIKAFKDMMVYYRNHPSIFIWEGGNWAETEAHYKEILDIIATVDPNGKRLMGNRRSDTKIESEKYVTIEVGTEGWEREFAGLPLIESEYMRDEAPRRIWDKYSPDDNFWNNPNLSKNTYDIGSEQFAVGQVHHWWTKMGKKPFHSGGANWVFSDGPHGGRNPTEVTRASGEVDGVRLPKEAFYAVKSMWRPEAQIHVIGHWNYKEGTKKDMYVISNCETVKLYVNGNLLGTNSKPVDGYVYKFSNVEWKSGEIKVEGYLNDKLVVSQTKKTIGDPVAIKLTPITGAKGWLADGSDIALLDFEVVDKNGNRCPLDADRVDFTISGPAIWRGGYNSGKANSSNNLYLDTEAGINRVAVRSLLKAGDVTITASRKGIKSATITLTSLPIDITDGLTTTLPQGYNDGVIAEEPVPVHIPKMPPYVPGIKNRSELFTNFSYTGDAKAMLRTTMNWGKKAYTDLDQNYTVIPGYLRFAEYIRTPNSDTKYWARDQLQFIAGADMEIYVLHDDRVKRPTFLLEDYKDIGDNVNVGTVTMSVFKRTAKKGESIIMAGNSDSGVPKDSRMYTVIGKKI, from the coding sequence ATGTCCAGCTTTATTTTAACGTCTTGTGCCAATACAAACCAAGACCTATCTAAAGAAGCAATTACTGAAAAAGGAAATAGAACCAAATACAATTTTAATCCAGATTGGAAATTTATAAAAGAAAATCCGGAAAAAGCACAAGATAAAAATTTTGATGATAGCTCTTGGAGTACAGTAAGTGCACCACATACCTTTAATGATATAGATACTTTTGATGATTTAAGCCTTGGTGGCCATAAAGGAGAGAAAAATCAGTGGAGAGGTACTGTATGGTATAGAAAACACTTTAAATTACCAGCAAAAGAAGCCGATAAAAAGGTGTATATAGAGTTTGAAGGTGTACGTCAAATTGCAGATGTGTACATTAATGGACACTATTTAGGTAAAAATCAAACAGGGTTTATTCCTTTTGGATATGATATTTCATCATATTTAAAATTTGGTACAGAAGAAAATGTTATTGCAGTTAAAGTGAATAACGATAGAAAAAGCGATAACTTTAGAGATAATGACCCTTTAGTTTGGAATCATGAGCATTGGCATCCAACGCATGGTGGTATTTATAGAAATGTTTTTCTACACACAATGGATCCTTTACATGTTACCCTACCACTTTATGATAATTTAGAAACTGTTGGTACATATGTTTATGCAGATAACATTACAGCTAAAAATGCAGATGTAACTACAAATGCAGAGGTTTTAAATGAATATGAAACAGAAAAAGAAGTTACTTATGTAACACAGATAGTTGATAGAGAAGGGAAAGTAGTGGCAACTTCATCAGCAAATAAAATATTAAAAGCCAAAGAAAAATTTACGTTTTCTACAACAGCAAGTGTATCAAATCCTAATCGTTGGTATACGCGTAATCCATATATGTACAAAGTTTTAACCTTTTTAAAAGAAGGTAATAAAATTGTAGATAGATATGAAACACCTTTAGGTATTAGAAGTTTTGAATTTAATAAAGATTCTGGTTTTTATAATAACGGAGAGCATGCAAAATTACATGGTTGGGGACAAAAACCTACAAATTCATGGGCTGGTTTAGGAGCAGCATTGCCAGATTGGTTAAGAGAATATACTTTTGATTTAATGGATGAAGCAGGTGGTAATTTTATACGTTGGGGACATTGTGCAGGATCTCCTGCAGAAGTTGCCTTTGGCGATAAATATGGTTTTGTAACATTAATGCCAGGGGTGTCAGGAGAATCTCAAGATGAAGGAGAAGTTTGGGACATTCGAATAAAAGCATTTAAAGATATGATGGTTTATTACAGAAATCATCCATCTATTTTTATTTGGGAAGGTGGTAATTGGGCAGAAACAGAAGCGCATTATAAAGAAATATTAGATATTATTGCAACCGTTGATCCTAATGGAAAACGATTAATGGGTAACAGACGTTCAGATACAAAAATAGAGTCTGAAAAGTATGTTACCATAGAAGTAGGAACAGAAGGATGGGAAAGAGAGTTTGCTGGTTTACCTCTTATAGAAAGTGAATATATGAGAGATGAAGCCCCAAGACGTATTTGGGATAAATACTCTCCGGATGATAACTTTTGGAACAATCCAAATTTAAGTAAAAATACTTATGATATAGGCTCAGAACAATTTGCCGTTGGTCAAGTACATCATTGGTGGACTAAAATGGGTAAAAAACCATTTCATAGTGGTGGTGCAAATTGGGTGTTTTCTGATGGACCTCATGGAGGTAGAAACCCTACAGAGGTTACAAGAGCAAGTGGAGAAGTAGATGGAGTTAGGTTGCCTAAAGAAGCTTTTTATGCAGTAAAATCTATGTGGAGACCAGAAGCTCAGATACATGTTATTGGTCATTGGAATTATAAAGAAGGAACTAAAAAAGACATGTATGTAATTTCTAACTGCGAAACGGTTAAATTATATGTAAATGGTAATTTATTAGGTACAAATTCTAAACCAGTTGATGGGTATGTTTATAAATTCTCTAATGTAGAATGGAAATCTGGTGAAATTAAAGTAGAAGGATATTTAAATGATAAATTAGTAGTCTCGCAAACAAAAAAGACAATTGGAGATCCAGTAGCTATTAAATTAACACCAATTACAGGTGCCAAAGGATGGCTTGCAGACGGGTCTGATATTGCATTATTAGATTTTGAAGTTGTTGATAAAAATGGAAATAGATGTCCTTTAGATGCAGATCGTGTAGACTTTACTATTTCTGGTCCTGCAATATGGCGTGGGGGATATAATAGCGGAAAAGCAAATTCTAGCAATAATTTATATTTAGATACAGAAGCCGGAATTAATAGAGTAGCAGTTCGCTCTCTTTTAAAAGCAGGCGATGTAACAATTACTGCGTCAAGAAAAGGGATAAAATCGGCAACTATAACCTTAACTTCTTTACCAATTGATATTACTGATGGATTAACAACAACACTTCCTCAGGGGTATAATGATGGAGTTATTGCGGAAGAACCAGTACCAGTTCATATACCAAAAATGCCTCCTTATGTACCAGGAATTAAAAATAGAAGTGAATTATTTACTAATTTTAGTTATACAGGTGATGCAAAAGCGATGTTGAGAACTACAATGAATTGGGGTAAAAAAGCATATACAGATTTAGATCAGAATTATACTGTTATTCCAGGTTATCTAAGATTTGCAGAATATATTAGAACTCCAAATTCAGATACAAAATATTGGGCTAGAGATCAGTTGCAATTTATTGCAGGCGCAGATATGGAAATTTATGTACTACATGATGATCGTGTAAAAAGACCTACATTTTTGTTAGAAGATTATAAAGATATTGGAGATAATGTTAATGTTGGTACAGTAACAATGTCTGTTTTTAAAAGAACAGCCAAAAAGGGAGAAAGTATTATTATGGCAGGAAATAGTGATAGTGGTGTGCCAAAAGATAGTAGAATGTACACCGTTATAGGAAAGAAAATATAA
- a CDS encoding TRAP transporter substrate-binding protein, with product MINRNTFFTVLLITLSLFLVGCKTEKTTKVLKLAHSLDTQHPVHKAMVILGEKLKEKSGGKLIVNIYPSSQLGGERECLELLQIGSLDITKVSAAVLENFIPEYKVFSVPYMFRNKAHTFSVFDSKIGERLLLKGEKFRLRGLTFYDAGSRSFYMKESPIKTPNDLTGKKIRVQKSNMAVAMINDLGGSPTPISWGELYTALQQGVVDGAENNPPSFYTSKHYEVCKFYSLDEHTSVPDVLLIGTDTYSRLNEQERGWLKEAVAESTIAQRKLWAASETASLAAVKKAGVQIFYPDKKPFEEQTKGILEMFSDNEEMKSLIISIKNQQ from the coding sequence ATGATAAATAGGAATACTTTTTTTACCGTTTTACTCATCACTCTTTCTTTATTTTTAGTTGGATGTAAGACCGAAAAAACAACAAAAGTTTTAAAATTAGCCCATAGTTTAGATACGCAGCACCCGGTGCACAAAGCCATGGTTATTTTAGGAGAAAAACTAAAAGAAAAGTCGGGCGGTAAATTAATTGTTAATATTTATCCAAGTAGTCAATTAGGTGGAGAAAGAGAATGTTTAGAATTGTTGCAAATAGGTAGTTTAGATATTACAAAGGTTTCTGCAGCAGTTTTAGAAAATTTTATTCCAGAATACAAAGTGTTTAGTGTGCCTTATATGTTTAGAAACAAGGCGCATACATTTAGTGTTTTTGATAGTAAGATTGGTGAACGTTTATTATTAAAAGGAGAAAAATTTAGATTACGTGGTTTAACTTTTTATGATGCAGGAAGTAGAAGTTTTTATATGAAAGAAAGCCCTATAAAAACGCCTAATGATTTAACAGGTAAAAAAATTAGAGTGCAAAAAAGTAACATGGCAGTTGCTATGATTAACGATTTAGGCGGGTCTCCAACACCAATTTCTTGGGGAGAATTATATACAGCCTTACAACAGGGAGTTGTAGATGGTGCAGAAAATAATCCACCAAGTTTTTATACCTCCAAACATTATGAAGTTTGTAAGTTTTATTCTTTAGATGAGCATACCTCTGTACCCGATGTATTATTAATTGGTACAGATACTTATAGTCGTTTAAACGAACAAGAAAGAGGATGGTTAAAAGAGGCCGTTGCAGAAAGTACCATAGCACAAAGAAAATTATGGGCGGCATCAGAAACAGCGTCTTTGGCAGCAGTTAAAAAAGCAGGTGTGCAAATTTTTTATCCAGATAAAAAACCTTTTGAAGAACAAACTAAAGGAATATTAGAGATGTTTTCTGATAATGAAGAAATGAAATCATTAATTATTTCCATAAAAAACCAACAATAA
- a CDS encoding DUF2264 domain-containing protein codes for MNTNKGSAQSNKEDRQFYVDAMLKIAYPVLDALSKNELKKTMPVEMSSKAVNDRSKFTYLEAFGRTLSGIAPWLELGVDKSKEGKLREKYIQLTLLCLKNATDPKSADYLNFSEGSQPLVDAAFLAQGLLRAPTQLWERSDLETKKNILTALKKTRKLSPGYNNWLLFTAMIEAAILKFEGEADMVRIQYALNKHKEWYLGDGTYGDGPNYHWDYYNSFVINPMLLDIWNVLLPKKETLKSWRYKNENLEYDEVLNRAKSYALIQEKLISPEGTYPPIGRSLTYRFGAFQALSQIALFKELPFKIQPSQVRSALKAVIKKHLEAKDMFDENGWLTIGFYGHQPEMAERYISTGSLYLCTEIFLVLGLPSENIFWSDVSKDWSQKKIWSKN; via the coding sequence TTGAATACAAATAAAGGATCTGCTCAATCAAACAAAGAGGATCGTCAATTTTATGTAGATGCAATGTTAAAAATTGCATATCCAGTTTTAGATGCGTTAAGTAAAAATGAACTCAAAAAAACAATGCCTGTAGAAATGTCTTCAAAGGCTGTAAATGATAGGTCGAAATTTACATATTTAGAAGCATTTGGAAGAACATTATCCGGTATTGCTCCTTGGTTAGAATTAGGTGTAGATAAATCAAAAGAGGGGAAGTTAAGAGAAAAGTACATTCAACTAACATTGCTTTGTTTAAAGAATGCTACTGACCCAAAATCTGCGGATTATCTGAATTTTAGTGAAGGAAGTCAACCTTTGGTTGATGCAGCTTTTTTAGCACAAGGATTGTTGAGAGCTCCTACGCAATTATGGGAAAGGTCTGATTTAGAAACAAAAAAGAACATATTAACCGCGTTAAAGAAAACAAGGAAATTATCTCCAGGATATAACAATTGGCTCTTATTTACTGCGATGATAGAAGCTGCTATTTTAAAATTTGAAGGAGAAGCAGATATGGTTCGTATTCAATATGCTTTAAACAAACACAAAGAATGGTATTTAGGCGATGGAACTTATGGAGATGGTCCAAATTATCATTGGGATTATTACAATAGTTTTGTCATTAATCCTATGTTGTTAGATATATGGAATGTTTTGTTACCTAAAAAAGAAACGTTGAAAAGTTGGCGATATAAAAATGAAAATTTAGAATATGATGAAGTTCTAAATAGAGCAAAAAGTTATGCTCTTATTCAAGAGAAATTGATTTCTCCAGAAGGAACATATCCTCCAATAGGACGTTCATTAACATATAGGTTTGGTGCTTTTCAAGCCTTATCTCAAATAGCATTGTTTAAAGAGTTGCCTTTTAAAATTCAACCAAGTCAAGTTCGTTCAGCTTTAAAAGCAGTTATAAAAAAACACTTAGAAGCAAAAGATATGTTTGATGAAAATGGTTGGTTAACAATTGGTTTTTACGGACATCAACCAGAAATGGCAGAACGTTATATTTCTACAGGAAGTTTATACTTATGTACAGAAATATTTTTGGTTTTAGGTTTGCCATCAGAAAATATTTTTTGGTCTGATGTTTCAAAAGATTGGAGTCAAAAGAAAATTTGGTCAAAAAATTAG
- a CDS encoding TRAP transporter small permease: MRAKIDNILEKLVLFILALMLLSVVWQVFSRFILRNPSTITDEISSFSLIWLGLLGAAYATGKHLHLAIDLIPEKVVERKQNLFDAIVYLSTFVFAFTVMVIGGVRLCQLSFQFGQTSATLEIPLGFIYLVVPISGILISYYSLDTFINKRKLNKA, translated from the coding sequence ATGAGAGCTAAAATTGATAATATATTAGAAAAATTAGTGCTTTTTATTTTAGCATTAATGTTATTAAGTGTTGTTTGGCAGGTGTTTTCTAGATTTATTTTACGAAACCCAAGTACTATTACAGATGAAATTTCTAGTTTCTCTTTAATTTGGTTAGGGTTGTTAGGTGCAGCTTATGCAACAGGTAAGCATTTGCATTTGGCAATAGATTTAATTCCTGAAAAAGTGGTAGAAAGAAAACAAAATTTATTTGACGCAATTGTTTACTTATCCACTTTTGTTTTTGCTTTTACAGTTATGGTTATTGGTGGGGTTAGATTGTGCCAATTAAGTTTTCAATTTGGGCAAACATCAGCAACTTTAGAAATTCCTTTAGGCTTCATTTATTTAGTGGTTCCTATTTCTGGAATTCTAATTAGTTATTACAGTTTAGATACATTTATCAATAAAAGAAAATTAAATAAAGCTTAA
- a CDS encoding TRAP transporter large permease, whose product MNLVEVLILVTSFLIFLSLRVPIAYAIGLAALFTLLSAMPFLPSVTTLAQRMATSLDSFTLSAIPFFILAGQIMNRGGIAVRLINFAKAIVGPLPGGLAFVNIISCMLFGAISGSAVAAASAIGGFMNPMMEKDGYDKSFSAAVNITSATTGLIIPPSNVLIVYSLASGGVSIAALFIAGYVPGLLIGLALMIVALIYSIIKKYPTDKLVSFREFFKRFIAALPSLMLLVVVIGGIVAGIFTATEASAIAVIYTLVLGFLYKEITVKDISPILLETVKTSAIVLLLIATSIAMSWVMSYENIPQEISNTLLSISDNPIVILIIINLILLFVGVFMDMTPAVLIFTPIFLPIVTELGMDPIHFGIIMIMNLCIGLCTPPVGSVLFVGCSVADLKIQQVIKPLLPLFLVMIAVLLLITYFPELTLWLPRQFDLI is encoded by the coding sequence ATGAATTTAGTTGAAGTTTTAATTTTAGTTACCAGCTTTTTAATTTTCTTATCATTAAGAGTTCCAATTGCATATGCAATTGGTTTAGCTGCTTTGTTTACGCTATTAAGTGCCATGCCTTTTTTACCATCGGTAACTACATTAGCGCAGAGAATGGCAACCTCTTTAGATAGTTTTACATTGTCTGCAATACCGTTTTTTATATTGGCAGGTCAAATAATGAATAGAGGTGGAATTGCCGTTAGGTTAATTAATTTTGCAAAGGCAATTGTAGGGCCACTTCCTGGAGGTTTGGCTTTTGTAAATATTATATCTTGTATGCTTTTTGGGGCTATTTCTGGATCTGCAGTGGCAGCAGCATCTGCTATTGGAGGGTTTATGAACCCAATGATGGAAAAAGATGGGTATGATAAATCTTTTAGTGCTGCTGTAAATATTACAAGTGCAACTACAGGCTTAATAATTCCGCCAAGTAACGTATTAATTGTATATTCTTTGGCAAGTGGTGGTGTTTCTATTGCTGCCTTATTTATTGCAGGTTATGTACCAGGTTTATTAATTGGTTTAGCATTAATGATTGTTGCTTTAATTTATTCGATTATAAAGAAATATCCAACAGATAAATTAGTTAGTTTTAGAGAGTTTTTTAAACGTTTTATAGCTGCTTTACCAAGTTTAATGTTGTTAGTTGTAGTTATTGGTGGAATTGTAGCTGGTATTTTTACGGCTACAGAAGCATCTGCAATTGCTGTAATTTACACGCTAGTTTTAGGTTTTTTATATAAAGAAATTACAGTTAAAGATATTTCGCCAATATTGTTAGAAACAGTAAAAACATCGGCAATTGTATTGTTGTTAATAGCAACATCTATTGCAATGTCTTGGGTAATGAGTTACGAAAACATTCCGCAGGAAATCAGTAACACATTATTATCAATTAGTGATAACCCAATTGTAATTTTAATTATCATCAATTTAATATTATTATTTGTAGGTGTGTTTATGGATATGACTCCTGCTGTATTAATCTTTACACCAATTTTTCTACCAATTGTTACAGAATTAGGAATGGATCCAATTCATTTTGGAATTATTATGATTATGAATCTTTGTATTGGGTTATGTACCCCACCAGTTGGTTCTGTGCTCTTTGTAGGTTGTAGTGTTGCAGATTTAAAAATTCAGCAAGTAATAAAACCCTTGTTACCTTTATTTTTGGTGATGATAGCCGTATTGTTATTAATTACATACTTCCCAGAATTAACACTTTGGTTGCCAAGACAATTTGATTTGATATAA